A portion of the Sebaldella sp. S0638 genome contains these proteins:
- a CDS encoding Rrf2 family transcriptional regulator, with protein sequence MRISTKGRYGLYLMMELAGNCTKSRCTSLKNIAASQGVSEKYLEQIVQILNREKLLVSTRGAYGGYKLAGKPSEISVGTILRCLEKTIDIPECEETADKSVFVSIICKEVYDKIDEAVSNLLNNITLEDLLNKYEENYTLDYII encoded by the coding sequence ATGAGAATATCTACTAAAGGCAGATATGGACTGTATCTGATGATGGAACTTGCAGGGAACTGCACCAAAAGCAGATGTACATCCTTAAAAAATATAGCAGCCAGTCAGGGTGTTTCGGAAAAATATCTTGAACAGATAGTTCAGATATTAAATAGGGAAAAACTGCTCGTAAGCACAAGAGGTGCATACGGAGGTTACAAGCTGGCCGGCAAACCGTCGGAAATATCTGTGGGAACAATACTAAGATGTCTGGAAAAAACCATAGATATACCTGAGTGTGAGGAAACTGCAGATAAATCAGTTTTCGTATCAATAATCTGTAAAGAAGTATATGACAAAATAGACGAAGCAGTAAGTAATCTTCTGAATAACATAACTCTTGAGGATCTTCTGAATAAATATGAAGAAAATTACACGCTTGATTATATAATATAG
- a CDS encoding amino acid ABC transporter permease: MELDFIFMKEQIPLFVKASVLTLQIALLGIAGSVLLGIINSVIIYYKIKILDKIVAVYVEVSRNTPLLIQIFFLYFGLPALGIKLSNYTCALTGIIFLGGSYMTEAFRAGLESIEKVQIESGLSIGLSKKQLMRYVIFPQAFRIALPAIGANFIFLLKETSVVSAISVAELLYTTNSLIAIYYKTYEMLFLLVISYFILIGPLSFILYLTERRMKYD, from the coding sequence ATGGAATTAGATTTTATCTTTATGAAAGAACAGATCCCGTTATTTGTAAAAGCTTCTGTGCTTACGCTTCAGATAGCTTTGCTCGGAATAGCCGGCTCTGTTCTTTTAGGCATAATAAACAGCGTTATTATTTATTATAAAATAAAAATACTGGATAAAATTGTCGCTGTATATGTAGAAGTTTCAAGGAATACACCTCTGCTAATACAGATTTTCTTTTTATATTTCGGACTTCCGGCACTTGGAATAAAACTAAGCAATTATACCTGTGCCCTTACCGGAATAATTTTTCTCGGCGGAAGCTATATGACAGAAGCTTTCAGAGCCGGACTGGAATCTATCGAAAAAGTTCAGATAGAATCCGGACTCAGCATAGGGCTTTCCAAAAAACAGCTTATGCGCTATGTAATATTCCCGCAGGCGTTTCGTATTGCACTGCCTGCCATAGGAGCAAACTTTATTTTTCTTTTAAAGGAAACTTCTGTTGTTTCTGCAATTTCAGTAGCGGAACTTTTATACACTACAAACAGCCTTATTGCAATATATTACAAAACTTATGAAATGTTGTTTTTACTTGTTATTTCATACTTTATCCTTATTGGGCCGCTCTCTTTTATTCTATATCTTACAGAAAGAAGGATGAAATATGACTAA
- a CDS encoding amino acid ABC transporter permease, producing the protein MTNFDYSTLAQIFPALLEGLWVTLRIALFSIIFSVIFGIILGIIMNSQNIIIRIVTRVYLEVFRIIPVIVWLFVVFFWIPMGTGLNITGEGAAVLVFSMWGSAEMGDLVRGAIESLPKIQSESAKSIGLNKIQIYYYVLIPQALKRVIPSAINLSTRIIKTTSLVVLIGVVDVVKKGQQIIERTKSAFLIYALLFFIYFIICYPLSYYSRKLEKSREN; encoded by the coding sequence ATGACTAATTTTGACTACAGTACACTTGCTCAGATTTTTCCTGCTTTACTTGAAGGTTTGTGGGTTACTCTGAGAATTGCCCTGTTCTCTATAATTTTTTCCGTTATATTCGGAATTATTCTTGGAATTATCATGAATTCCCAAAATATTATTATACGGATAGTTACCAGAGTGTACCTCGAAGTTTTCAGGATTATACCTGTTATTGTATGGCTCTTTGTGGTATTTTTCTGGATTCCCATGGGTACAGGTCTGAATATTACTGGTGAAGGTGCCGCTGTTTTGGTATTTTCCATGTGGGGAAGTGCTGAAATGGGAGATCTTGTCCGAGGAGCAATAGAGTCGCTTCCGAAGATACAGTCTGAATCGGCTAAATCTATCGGATTAAATAAAATACAGATATACTATTATGTTCTTATACCTCAGGCATTAAAGAGAGTTATTCCCTCTGCCATAAACCTGAGTACCAGAATTATCAAAACTACTTCCCTTGTTGTCCTTATAGGAGTAGTTGATGTAGTAAAAAAGGGACAGCAGATAATCGAAAGGACAAAAAGTGCATTCCTTATATATGCCCTGCTGTTCTTTATATATTTTATAATTTGTTATCCATTGTCATATTATTCCAGAAAGCTGGAAAAATCAAGGGAAAACTAA
- a CDS encoding ATP-binding cassette domain-containing protein has protein sequence MLELKNVSKYYDKKKVLDNVSLNIKKGSVNVILGPSGCGKSTLLRCLNGLEPIQEGNIVFSGINLNDKKVKWEKIRQQIGMVFQSYDLFPNMTVIENILLGPLKVQKRDKNEVLKQAESLLEKVGLADRKDSYPKELSGGQKQRIAIVRALCMNPEIMLFDEVTAALDPEMVMEVLQVMLDLAGQGITMVIVTHEMRFARAIADRIIFMDEGKICEMKDPETFFTNPETERAKLFLNKFTYIENMKRSD, from the coding sequence GTGTTGGAACTAAAAAATGTTTCAAAATATTATGACAAAAAGAAAGTATTGGACAATGTAAGTCTGAATATAAAAAAAGGCAGTGTAAATGTCATACTCGGCCCGAGCGGCTGCGGTAAAAGCACTCTTCTTCGCTGCTTAAACGGCCTTGAGCCTATACAGGAAGGTAATATCGTATTTTCCGGAATAAATTTAAATGATAAAAAAGTAAAATGGGAAAAAATAAGACAGCAGATAGGAATGGTTTTCCAAAGTTATGACCTTTTCCCGAATATGACTGTTATTGAAAATATACTTCTTGGTCCGCTGAAGGTTCAAAAAAGAGATAAAAATGAAGTGCTTAAACAGGCAGAAAGTCTTTTGGAAAAAGTCGGGCTTGCAGACAGAAAAGACTCATATCCCAAAGAGCTGTCAGGCGGTCAGAAACAGAGAATTGCAATTGTAAGAGCACTTTGCATGAATCCTGAAATAATGCTTTTCGATGAAGTAACTGCCGCTCTTGATCCGGAAATGGTGATGGAGGTTCTGCAAGTTATGCTGGATCTCGCAGGGCAAGGTATAACAATGGTAATTGTGACTCATGAAATGAGATTTGCCAGAGCAATTGCAGACAGAATAATTTTTATGGATGAAGGAAAGATATGTGAAATGAAAGATCCGGAAACTTTCTTTACGAATCCTGAAACAGAACGTGCAAAATTGTTTTTAAATAAATTTACATATATAGAAAATATGAAAAGGAGCGATTAA
- a CDS encoding transporter substrate-binding domain-containing protein: protein MKKLLFLSLMVLVLFVSCGNKNAADDSAKTSGEIEKIKKRGVLKVGVFTDKPPFGFINEKNENDGFDIALARQFAKDLLGDENKIEFVPVEAASRVPFLQSDKVDIIMANMTVTLDREKVVDFANPYMKVAIQILGNDKDNVKSVNDLKGKKLIVNKGTTADIFFTKNYPDIELLRFDHNTEAFQALKDGRGAALAHDSLLLYAWAKTNPGFTIVNEKLEEPSPIAPAVKKGNNELREWINNELTELGKQNYLHKIYDEKLKDIFGDAVSSPDEVVTEGGILK from the coding sequence ATGAAAAAATTATTATTTTTAAGTCTGATGGTTTTAGTTTTATTTGTATCATGCGGAAATAAAAATGCCGCTGATGATAGTGCCAAAACTAGCGGAGAAATAGAAAAAATCAAAAAAAGAGGAGTATTAAAAGTTGGTGTTTTTACAGATAAACCGCCTTTTGGTTTTATTAATGAAAAAAACGAAAATGACGGCTTTGATATTGCGCTGGCAAGACAGTTTGCAAAAGACCTTCTTGGTGATGAAAATAAGATAGAATTCGTCCCAGTGGAAGCTGCGAGCAGAGTTCCCTTTTTACAGTCTGATAAGGTAGATATAATTATGGCTAATATGACTGTTACTCTTGACAGGGAAAAAGTCGTTGATTTTGCCAATCCTTATATGAAAGTAGCTATACAGATACTGGGAAATGATAAAGACAACGTAAAGTCCGTAAATGATCTGAAAGGTAAAAAATTAATTGTTAATAAAGGGACAACAGCTGATATCTTTTTCACTAAAAATTATCCTGATATAGAACTGCTTCGTTTTGATCATAACACAGAAGCTTTTCAGGCTCTAAAAGACGGAAGAGGTGCTGCTCTTGCACATGACAGTCTTCTTCTTTATGCTTGGGCAAAGACTAATCCCGGATTTACCATAGTTAATGAAAAACTGGAAGAACCGTCTCCTATTGCGCCTGCCGTAAAGAAAGGGAATAACGAGCTGAGAGAATGGATTAATAACGAACTCACAGAATTAGGAAAACAGAACTATCTTCATAAAATTTATGATGAAAAATTAAAAGACATCTTTGGAGATGCTGTAAGTTCTCCTGATGAAGTTGTAACAGAGGGCGGCATACTCAAGTAA
- a CDS encoding AAA family ATPase: MSQQFEKLTSDLLKARFPLLYINSWEEQRIIDHVNSMAQNKELIKTTRNVFTWSLTDGLVPEQSNTDSFDKQPLSDTTAPYSFLEFIEQYEEAAIFIAKDFHVFFGQEGRYSPDSKIIRKLRDLAPKLRTGKKPKNIIFVSPVLVLPVELQKDVTIIDFNLPTVKEIKEVLIDLMEANSQNPKIEINLSEDEVMRMATAAQGLTLNEAENAFSRALVKDGKMNINDLKIITEEKQQIIKKNSVLELVNNNFGLSEVGGLGNLKKWLAKREKIWLSSGNFPYPKGVLIAGIPGCGKSLIAKAISASWKSTLLKLDIERTFNGLTGSSEENMREVIKTAEAVSPCILWIDEIEKGIPAVENLNDSSPSSRVFGNFLSWLQEKESPVFIVATANNISHLPPELMRKGRLDEIFFVDLPVSSERKEIFSIHIKKKIGTDLLDFEMNDGTLTKLSDITEGFTGSEIEQVVIETLYNAYSENKKVQISDFIKIIEFTVPLSVTQPEIIRNLRNWADTRAVNTTPKSELSGYTDNTKTESSNGEYNVIVSRGGRMLDF; encoded by the coding sequence ATGTCACAGCAGTTTGAAAAACTGACTTCCGATCTGTTAAAAGCCAGATTTCCGTTACTTTATATTAATTCCTGGGAAGAACAGAGAATTATCGACCATGTTAACTCCATGGCGCAAAATAAAGAGTTAATAAAGACTACACGTAATGTTTTTACATGGTCACTGACTGATGGTCTGGTACCCGAACAAAGTAACACTGACAGCTTTGACAAGCAGCCGCTGTCTGATACTACCGCTCCTTATTCCTTTTTGGAATTTATAGAACAATATGAAGAAGCGGCTATTTTTATAGCAAAAGATTTTCATGTTTTTTTCGGACAGGAAGGAAGATATTCTCCTGATTCGAAAATAATAAGAAAACTGCGTGATTTAGCACCAAAATTACGTACAGGCAAGAAACCGAAAAATATTATTTTTGTCTCTCCTGTTCTTGTTTTACCTGTGGAATTGCAAAAAGATGTCACTATTATTGACTTTAACCTTCCCACTGTGAAAGAAATAAAGGAAGTTTTGATTGATTTAATGGAGGCAAATTCACAAAATCCAAAGATTGAAATTAACCTGAGCGAAGATGAAGTAATGCGTATGGCTACAGCAGCACAGGGGTTGACATTAAATGAAGCAGAAAATGCATTTTCCAGAGCTTTGGTAAAAGATGGAAAAATGAATATCAATGACTTAAAAATTATCACTGAGGAGAAACAACAGATTATTAAGAAAAACAGTGTTCTTGAACTGGTTAATAATAATTTTGGTTTATCTGAGGTCGGCGGTCTTGGAAACCTGAAAAAATGGCTTGCCAAAAGAGAAAAAATCTGGCTTAGTTCAGGAAATTTTCCATATCCAAAAGGAGTTCTTATAGCAGGTATTCCGGGCTGCGGAAAGAGTCTTATTGCCAAAGCAATCAGTGCCAGCTGGAAATCTACCCTTTTAAAGCTTGATATTGAAAGGACATTTAACGGTCTGACAGGAAGCAGTGAGGAAAACATGAGAGAAGTAATAAAAACTGCTGAAGCTGTTTCTCCTTGTATTTTGTGGATAGATGAAATAGAAAAAGGTATTCCCGCTGTGGAAAATCTTAATGACAGCAGTCCTTCCAGCAGAGTTTTCGGTAATTTTCTTTCATGGCTCCAGGAAAAAGAAAGTCCTGTATTTATAGTCGCTACTGCAAACAATATCAGTCATCTGCCCCCTGAGCTGATGAGAAAAGGCAGACTTGATGAAATTTTCTTTGTTGACCTTCCTGTTTCAAGTGAAAGAAAAGAAATATTTTCAATTCATATAAAGAAAAAGATAGGAACTGATTTGCTTGATTTTGAAATGAATGACGGCACGCTCACAAAACTTTCAGATATAACAGAGGGCTTTACCGGGTCAGAAATAGAGCAGGTCGTCATAGAAACACTATATAATGCATATTCAGAAAATAAAAAAGTACAAATATCCGATTTTATAAAAATTATAGAATTCACAGTTCCTCTTTCGGTGACACAGCCTGAAATAATCAGAAATCTAAGAAACTGGGCTGATACAAGAGCTGTAAATACTACTCCGAAAAGTGAACTTAGCGGCTACACTGATAATACAAAAACAGAATCCAGTAATGGAGAATATAACGTTATCGTCAGCCGCGGCGGACGGATGTTAGATTTCTAA
- a CDS encoding helix-hairpin-helix domain-containing protein — translation MNYSYNEEKAKKPLIIWALLTFLGIFNWILFYYAGLDSKDKRYIYVGHFYLIISTSFILSVSFNWYILSLILAFFALFGYPFGILYSFITLSSYRKRLVLLGKLTPSDLLNHNIGNLNNIELEHLVNTKSYNKIQTGQVFQNTDEAGSYNDNFIENRAETPLKKTPLQETPNIEDNNFEKININSTSESEFTVNTRSYSKTRIERVFQNGDEVSSFHDSFVENITETPSKKTSFQETTDIKDNNFEKININSASESELLLLPEITPEIAKRIISVRDQANGFNSIDELETLVTLTPYIISKLQNKIIFGKFENKNADNSSEQKNKRILDI, via the coding sequence ATGAATTATAGTTATAATGAAGAAAAAGCAAAAAAACCACTTATCATCTGGGCTCTTCTCACTTTCTTAGGAATCTTTAACTGGATTTTATTTTATTATGCCGGTTTAGATTCCAAAGATAAAAGATATATTTATGTGGGGCACTTTTATCTTATAATAAGCACAAGTTTCATACTATCTGTCTCATTTAACTGGTATATACTGTCATTAATTTTAGCTTTTTTTGCGTTGTTTGGTTATCCTTTTGGTATTCTATACAGTTTTATAACATTAAGTTCCTACAGAAAGAGGCTTGTTTTACTTGGGAAACTCACTCCTTCTGATTTATTGAACCATAATATAGGTAATCTTAATAATATTGAATTGGAACACTTGGTAAATACTAAATCTTATAACAAAATTCAAACAGGACAGGTATTCCAGAATACTGACGAAGCTGGCAGTTATAATGATAACTTTATCGAGAATAGAGCAGAAACGCCGTTAAAAAAGACTCCGCTTCAGGAAACACCGAATATAGAAGATAATAATTTTGAAAAAATAAATATTAATTCTACTTCTGAATCTGAATTTACAGTAAACACTAGATCTTATAGCAAAACCCGGATAGAACGGGTATTCCAGAACGGTGACGAAGTTAGCAGTTTTCATGACAGCTTTGTTGAGAATATAACAGAAACGCCATCAAAAAAGACTTCGTTTCAGGAAACAACAGATATAAAAGATAATAATTTCGAAAAAATAAATATTAATTCTGCTTCTGAATCTGAATTACTGTTATTACCAGAAATCACTCCGGAAATCGCCAAGCGAATAATTTCTGTAAGAGATCAGGCAAATGGTTTTAATTCTATTGATGAATTGGAGACCCTCGTAACTTTAACCCCGTATATAATTTCAAAACTTCAAAATAAAATTATATTTGGAAAATTTGAAAATAAAAATGCTGACAACAGCAGTGAACAAAAAAACAAAAGAATTCTTGATATATAG
- a CDS encoding AEC family transporter, with protein sequence MIDNFIFTINAVLPVFIMISLGYIFKRINLINENFISTANKFVYMAAITAYLFRSTAMTNFHEIIDLKFILFITAATSLSFLSVWLIAELLFKDKSSVGTFVQGSFRGNFAFIGIPMVISILGNEGAAKTSLVIMFVIPIYNILSVFILSIRSSKKKKLKIKRILMDVLKNPLIISIMFGIVFSLLNIKIPYLLDKPLESLGSISTPLALIVIGGSFSFRNAGTKLKPALLAALLKTTIVPSVVIFFAILSGLRGGDLIIIFVMAAAPTAISSYILSVIMDGDSDLAASIIIFSTIITAFTNTLGIYLFKSFGVI encoded by the coding sequence ATGATTGATAATTTCATATTTACAATAAACGCTGTTCTCCCTGTTTTTATAATGATTTCACTGGGATATATTTTTAAACGCATAAATCTAATTAATGAAAATTTTATCAGTACTGCTAATAAATTTGTTTATATGGCTGCCATTACAGCGTATTTATTTCGCTCTACTGCTATGACTAATTTTCATGAAATAATAGATTTGAAGTTTATTTTATTTATTACTGCCGCTACATCACTTAGTTTTCTGTCTGTCTGGCTTATAGCCGAACTCTTATTTAAAGACAAAAGTTCAGTGGGAACCTTTGTTCAGGGGTCTTTCAGAGGAAATTTTGCTTTTATAGGAATTCCTATGGTAATAAGTATTCTTGGAAATGAAGGTGCTGCCAAAACATCACTTGTGATTATGTTTGTTATTCCTATATATAATATTCTTTCTGTTTTCATACTTTCTATACGTTCATCAAAAAAGAAAAAGCTGAAAATAAAAAGAATATTAATGGATGTTTTGAAAAATCCCTTGATTATATCTATTATGTTTGGTATAGTTTTTTCTCTTTTGAACATAAAGATTCCTTATCTTCTGGATAAACCGCTTGAGTCTCTCGGAAGTATCTCTACTCCGCTTGCACTTATTGTTATTGGAGGCTCTTTCAGCTTTAGGAATGCAGGAACAAAATTAAAACCCGCTCTTCTGGCAGCTTTATTAAAAACAACTATAGTTCCTTCTGTAGTTATCTTTTTTGCTATATTATCAGGACTTAGAGGCGGAGACCTTATTATTATATTCGTTATGGCAGCAGCTCCCACGGCTATCAGTTCGTATATCCTCAGTGTTATTATGGACGGAGACAGCGACCTCGCAGCCAGTATTATTATATTCTCTACGATTATTACAGCTTTTACCAATACTCTGGGAATTTATCTTTTTAAGAGTTTTGGGGTTATATGA
- a CDS encoding autotransporter domain-containing protein, whose product MKEKSKRVMNVIFLLLAVNSISTAKEAKDENEFIMLGSEYKMSDKNGNRRLKKSSGTNLRNEIKIPDMSEYTDNLGKDEGDKDSKAEDLSDDFEKEVKDEEKNIVVVKENEVIKAEKKVLGSLINYETAGNVRADDNIALWAIDNNTNVVNKYIIESYYTDNETKNFSAEISQNANFINEGTIAGNKGGVSLHSGAVMTNNGTISNTGDYGVYTEGAGSVSVNSGIVRNEKAYGMVAKNGGKAVNEVNGVISNGTDYGMYAEETGSIVQNDGIITNAGNRGIQAVLGSTGINGETGVIQNTGNAGMYSESGSSISNSGRIENGGFHGMYITNKGTGKNAGTIANKRDNGITVINAGSIAVNEESGVISNNGRYGMDIENSAMGINNGLIANSGTFGIYVKNGAQGYNNGTVSNEQDYGVYITGGNAVFVNETAGVISNNGKYGIHVIGTGNAVNKGIISNTQEYGVYVTEAGSSFVNDETGTVANTGKYGVYIAQGTGENNGTLRNIGDNGMHIIDSGTGTNRGVIVNEGIHGMYVGNEGRGYNYGTVQNTQDYGVYVLGAGSIFVNESSGIVSNDGAIGIHVNSGAEAENYGLVNNSNEYGMYASENSIVTNKETGLISNTGSIGMFATVNSDAVNMGTIENQGSRGMYLRNDSRGINEGVIRNTGDQGAVAVAGSIITNYGTIENTGNYGILLDNGGRAVNNGIIRNGGNYGIYSKESDTPTTVVNNGTIHLTGKNKTGVYVSNTDFTNNGVIRIDGENATGIKAENYSIVRIGQNSQIILNGNDPVTQENTDYEDKTSVNTNNSNSGGKAYDLDSTSTLVNAGTILASGSFTIESEGKFILDTQTGGIEASTLNLEGDMYVNAEGTMNSSEDSYILENVKVNDIKGSGSVVSDSYLFTASVENESDEYSMTMKRKDFGEVFSGDLGKVLESNYSGSENNSEKNNLYNSLKKNVTSEAAAQKAQEEITGESVVSNLTYQQLQQNKILENGVFELLDKKSDVNQGFYLNFLGGNTEADTKENTMGYDGDSFGFTAGMMKKTGENTSVGGFIGYLNSNVDYKDSCKSSQDTDTWTIKGAVEQVMTDKLVWTSTLGYNISNTDTSRKITYDNSNREVKGSFDSWSVNGKTQLKYTHDITDRINLRPMAGISIDYLSQDGYTESGTNYSMDVKPSDAFSVRPEIGLESEMTVFKNGTSSFKVVPKVKYSYETGNPYKDRDIKFAGFSDTVVLESREAGRDDLNLGLGIEYGFKDKIKLYGEYNKGISDDNDNQMIKAGFRISW is encoded by the coding sequence GTGAAAGAAAAATCAAAAAGAGTAATGAATGTAATTTTTTTATTGCTGGCTGTAAATTCTATTTCTACAGCTAAAGAAGCTAAAGATGAAAATGAATTTATTATGTTAGGTTCAGAATATAAAATGTCTGATAAAAATGGAAATAGAAGATTGAAAAAATCATCTGGCACAAATCTGAGAAATGAAATAAAGATTCCGGATATGTCAGAGTACACAGATAATTTGGGGAAAGATGAAGGAGACAAAGATAGTAAAGCGGAAGATTTGTCTGATGATTTCGAAAAAGAAGTAAAAGATGAAGAAAAAAATATAGTTGTGGTCAAAGAAAATGAAGTAATTAAAGCAGAAAAGAAGGTTTTGGGCAGTCTGATTAATTATGAAACAGCAGGAAATGTCAGGGCAGATGACAATATTGCTTTATGGGCAATAGATAATAATACAAATGTAGTAAATAAATATATCATAGAATCGTATTATACAGACAATGAAACGAAAAATTTCTCTGCAGAAATATCACAAAATGCAAACTTTATAAATGAAGGAACAATAGCCGGGAATAAAGGAGGAGTCTCACTTCATTCAGGGGCAGTGATGACAAACAATGGGACAATCAGCAATACTGGTGATTATGGAGTATATACAGAAGGAGCCGGGAGTGTATCTGTGAATTCCGGTATTGTCAGAAATGAAAAAGCATATGGAATGGTTGCAAAAAATGGAGGGAAAGCTGTAAATGAAGTAAACGGAGTAATAAGCAACGGGACTGACTATGGAATGTATGCAGAAGAGACAGGAAGTATTGTTCAGAATGACGGAATTATAACTAATGCAGGTAACAGAGGAATACAGGCAGTTTTGGGCAGCACAGGAATAAACGGCGAAACAGGAGTGATACAGAACACAGGTAATGCAGGGATGTATTCTGAATCCGGAAGCAGCATATCAAATTCAGGAAGAATAGAGAACGGTGGATTTCACGGTATGTACATTACAAACAAAGGAACCGGGAAAAATGCGGGAACTATAGCTAATAAAAGAGATAACGGAATAACAGTAATAAATGCCGGTTCAATTGCTGTAAATGAAGAATCAGGAGTTATATCTAATAACGGAAGATATGGTATGGATATAGAAAATTCAGCAATGGGAATAAATAACGGATTGATAGCAAATAGCGGAACATTTGGAATATATGTGAAAAACGGAGCTCAGGGCTATAATAACGGTACGGTAAGCAATGAACAAGATTACGGAGTATATATAACGGGAGGAAATGCCGTATTTGTGAATGAAACAGCAGGAGTAATTTCCAACAATGGAAAATACGGTATCCATGTTATAGGTACAGGAAATGCAGTAAATAAAGGAATAATAAGTAACACACAGGAATACGGAGTATATGTTACAGAAGCCGGTTCTTCTTTTGTGAATGATGAAACAGGAACTGTGGCTAATACAGGAAAATACGGCGTTTATATAGCACAGGGAACAGGAGAAAATAACGGAACATTAAGAAACATCGGGGATAACGGAATGCATATAATTGATTCCGGAACAGGGACAAACAGGGGAGTTATAGTAAATGAAGGGATTCACGGAATGTATGTAGGAAATGAAGGCAGAGGATATAATTATGGTACGGTGCAAAATACACAGGATTACGGAGTGTATGTACTTGGAGCCGGTTCTATATTCGTTAATGAGAGCAGCGGTATAGTTTCGAATGATGGAGCAATTGGTATTCATGTGAATTCGGGAGCTGAGGCGGAAAATTACGGACTGGTGAATAACAGCAATGAATATGGTATGTATGCCTCGGAAAATTCTATTGTAACTAATAAAGAAACCGGGTTAATCTCTAATACCGGAAGTATTGGAATGTTTGCAACTGTAAATTCTGATGCGGTAAATATGGGAACAATAGAAAATCAGGGAAGCAGAGGAATGTATCTGAGAAATGACTCCAGAGGTATTAATGAAGGAGTAATCAGAAATACTGGTGATCAGGGTGCAGTGGCTGTGGCAGGAAGTATAATAACAAATTACGGAACAATAGAAAATACAGGGAATTATGGTATACTTCTGGATAACGGCGGAAGAGCAGTAAATAACGGAATAATAAGAAACGGCGGAAATTACGGTATATATTCTAAAGAATCTGATACTCCGACAACAGTGGTAAATAATGGAACAATACATTTGACTGGTAAAAATAAAACAGGTGTGTATGTAAGCAATACTGATTTTACAAATAACGGAGTAATAAGAATAGACGGTGAAAATGCCACAGGAATAAAAGCAGAGAATTACAGTATTGTCAGAATAGGACAGAATTCACAAATAATTCTTAATGGAAATGATCCTGTAACTCAGGAGAATACGGACTATGAAGATAAAACAAGTGTAAATACAAATAACTCTAATTCAGGCGGTAAGGCTTATGATTTGGACAGTACATCTACATTGGTAAATGCCGGAACTATATTAGCCTCAGGCAGTTTTACAATAGAAAGTGAAGGGAAATTTATATTAGATACTCAGACAGGCGGAATAGAGGCATCTACATTGAATTTAGAGGGAGATATGTATGTAAATGCAGAAGGAACCATGAATTCATCAGAAGACAGTTATATTTTGGAGAATGTGAAGGTAAATGATATAAAAGGATCAGGCAGTGTAGTATCAGATTCGTATCTTTTCACAGCTTCAGTGGAAAATGAGTCAGATGAATATAGTATGACAATGAAAAGAAAAGATTTTGGTGAGGTATTCAGCGGCGATCTGGGAAAAGTGCTTGAAAGTAATTATTCCGGTTCAGAAAATAACAGCGAAAAAAATAACTTGTATAATTCTTTGAAGAAAAATGTAACTTCAGAAGCAGCGGCACAAAAAGCTCAGGAAGAAATAACCGGAGAAAGTGTGGTGTCTAATCTGACATATCAGCAGTTACAGCAGAATAAAATACTTGAAAACGGCGTGTTTGAATTATTAGATAAAAAATCAGATGTTAATCAGGGATTTTATTTAAACTTTCTTGGAGGAAATACAGAGGCTGATACAAAAGAGAATACTATGGGTTATGATGGTGACAGCTTTGGATTCACAGCAGGAATGATGAAAAAAACAGGAGAGAATACATCTGTGGGAGGATTTATCGGGTATCTTAATTCCAATGTTGATTACAAAGACAGCTGTAAATCAAGCCAAGATACAGATACATGGACAATAAAAGGAGCTGTGGAACAGGTAATGACCGATAAACTTGTATGGACAAGTACCCTTGGTTATAATATATCAAATACAGATACAAGCAGAAAAATAACATATGATAATTCAAACAGGGAAGTAAAAGGAAGTTTTGATTCATGGTCTGTAAATGGAAAAACACAGCTGAAATATACTCATGATATAACAGACAGAATAAATCTGAGACCAATGGCAGGAATAAGTATTGATTATTTATCACAGGACGGATATACAGAAAGTGGGACTAATTACAGTATGGATGTGAAACCGTCGGATGCTTTCTCAGTTAGACCGGAAATAGGACTGGAATCAGAAATGACTGTGTTTAAAAATGGGACTTCCAGTTTTAAGGTAGTACCAAAAGTAAAATATTCATACGAAACAGGAAATCCGTATAAAGACAGAGATATAAAGTTTGCGGGCTTTAGTGATACAGTGGTACTGGAATCAAGAGAGGCAGGAAGAGATGATCTGAATCTTGGGTTGGGAATAGAGTATGGATTTAAGGATAAGATAAAATTATATGGTGAATATAATAAAGGAATATCTGACGATAATGATAACCAGATGATAAAAGCCGGATTTAGAATATCGTGGTAA